A genomic stretch from Limnochordia bacterium includes:
- a CDS encoding ABC transporter substrate-binding protein: MTIVCLLLSLLFAGAVAGATQISFWHPWGPGTTHAIAVEQIAEAFEKTHSEIDVEVVACGGAGDEINKFLVAVASGTPPDLAIMGGLNVEWIESGILQPLTVYFDRDGLGPENFYPGVYEAMQYDGELWTVPFELFVRTWQLVINKQIFSEAGLDPCVSPETVYDLEELDRKLTVKDTNDRITRVGMYPFDSWGQWNAFSQWVYRFGGDFYDHSSNKLSIASEENVKALDWLNNWYQRVGHANYQTSTLAGAFNNSGYLFATEKVAMSLWVNSFAPAVNEFAAGRPVEYRTAVLPYHPDIQKYDGIEVVCDWAFSIPSGATYPEEAWEFIKFWITSDEAANLLGETVGALTICRSNPYEEVLLQEPDLFGAFIEYLGHACAPKPPVAGLHSLPALINEVIPQVYREELTPSAALARIEKRVQIDVDELQQK, from the coding sequence ATGACTATTGTGTGCTTGTTATTAAGTCTACTGTTTGCGGGTGCTGTTGCAGGAGCTACGCAAATTAGCTTTTGGCATCCTTGGGGACCAGGTACAACCCACGCCATTGCCGTGGAACAAATAGCCGAGGCCTTTGAGAAGACACATTCGGAGATTGACGTGGAAGTGGTAGCCTGCGGTGGAGCAGGGGATGAGATCAACAAATTCCTTGTTGCGGTAGCCTCCGGAACCCCGCCAGATCTAGCAATTATGGGTGGGCTAAACGTTGAATGGATCGAAAGCGGGATCCTACAGCCACTTACCGTCTATTTTGATCGGGATGGGTTAGGACCTGAAAATTTCTATCCAGGCGTTTATGAAGCGATGCAGTATGACGGTGAGTTGTGGACGGTGCCCTTTGAGCTATTTGTACGCACATGGCAATTGGTCATTAATAAGCAGATCTTTTCGGAAGCAGGGTTAGATCCATGTGTATCTCCGGAAACGGTGTACGATCTAGAGGAACTAGACCGAAAACTGACGGTAAAAGATACTAATGATCGGATAACCCGCGTGGGTATGTATCCCTTTGATAGTTGGGGACAGTGGAATGCCTTTTCCCAATGGGTCTATCGGTTCGGCGGTGACTTCTACGATCACAGCAGTAACAAGCTTAGTATTGCTTCTGAGGAGAATGTAAAAGCCCTTGATTGGCTGAATAACTGGTATCAACGGGTCGGTCATGCCAATTACCAGACCTCTACACTGGCGGGGGCCTTTAACAATTCAGGATACCTCTTCGCTACAGAAAAAGTGGCCATGAGTCTTTGGGTCAACTCCTTCGCCCCAGCGGTAAACGAGTTCGCCGCCGGACGTCCCGTGGAGTATCGTACCGCCGTGCTTCCCTATCATCCTGATATTCAGAAATACGATGGAATTGAGGTTGTCTGTGACTGGGCCTTTTCTATTCCCTCCGGTGCAACCTATCCCGAAGAAGCATGGGAGTTCATCAAATTCTGGATCACCTCAGATGAGGCAGCCAATCTGTTAGGGGAGACCGTAGGTGCCCTAACCATTTGTCGTAGCAACCCCTACGAAGAGGTGTTACTGCAGGAACCTGACCTATTTGGCGCTTTCATTGAGTATTTGGGCCATGCCTGTGCTCCGAAGCCCCCGGTGGCCGGACTACACTCACTACCTGCTTTGATTAACGAGGTAATCCCTCAAGTCTATCGTGAAGAGTTAACACCCTCGGCGGCACTGGCCCGCATCGAGAAGAGAGTGCAGATTGATGTGGATGAACTACAGCAAAAGTAA
- a CDS encoding zinc-ribbon domain containing protein: MYQDKTLTCRDCGADFEFTASEQEFYAEKGFTNEPTRCPQCRAARKQQRNGSSRQGGRSAQREMHDAVCASCGAKTQVPFQPSGDRPVYCRECYSQKRSRY, encoded by the coding sequence ATGTATCAGGACAAAACCTTAACGTGTCGCGACTGTGGAGCAGATTTTGAGTTCACAGCATCGGAGCAAGAGTTTTACGCAGAAAAGGGATTCACAAACGAGCCTACTCGTTGTCCCCAATGTCGAGCAGCTAGGAAGCAGCAACGCAATGGTAGTTCAAGGCAAGGCGGTAGGTCCGCACAGCGTGAAATGCATGACGCTGTTTGTGCTTCATGTGGCGCAAAAACTCAAGTACCATTTCAGCCCAGTGGTGACCGGCCAGTCTACTGCCGGGAGTGCTATTCCCAAAAAAGAAGCAGATACTAA
- a CDS encoding ATP-binding cassette domain-containing protein yields MQVQLKGLNKYYGKYQALKDLDATWGPGVVGILGPNGAGKTTLIRILTGLIPPSSGEVVVNGLRIPEEIHQLRDDLGYLPQRFGLYDFLNAYEFLDYIGILRGMKDTKARHVEVNRVLEYVNMTESASKKLRKMSGGMRQRIGIAQAIMGNPQFRIFDEPTAGLDPSERVRFWKLLADCAETTCVLFSTHIVADVENLCEKVVVLDHGQILFDGNVSDLSKLARGYVWTMVTTKDELAQMEEDVLIVSTKYIIGQQEVRAISKNKPKEDAMPIEPTLEDSYFMLLRRAI; encoded by the coding sequence GTGCAGGTACAGCTTAAGGGTTTGAATAAGTATTATGGTAAATACCAAGCATTAAAGGACCTCGATGCCACCTGGGGACCAGGAGTAGTAGGCATCTTAGGCCCTAACGGAGCAGGGAAGACTACACTGATCCGGATCTTGACCGGACTGATTCCCCCCTCATCAGGTGAGGTAGTGGTTAATGGCCTTAGGATTCCCGAAGAGATCCATCAGCTTCGCGATGATCTAGGATACTTACCTCAGCGTTTTGGACTATATGACTTCCTAAACGCCTATGAATTCCTGGATTATATCGGTATTCTCCGGGGAATGAAGGATACAAAAGCCCGACACGTAGAAGTAAACCGGGTCTTGGAGTATGTCAATATGACCGAGTCTGCATCCAAGAAGCTGAGAAAAATGTCCGGGGGCATGCGGCAACGTATCGGTATTGCCCAAGCCATCATGGGAAACCCCCAGTTTCGGATCTTCGATGAGCCCACCGCAGGGCTAGATCCTAGTGAACGAGTTCGTTTTTGGAAGTTACTTGCGGACTGTGCTGAAACAACATGCGTCTTGTTCTCCACCCATATCGTCGCGGATGTGGAGAATCTATGCGAAAAGGTAGTAGTACTTGATCACGGCCAAATCCTATTTGACGGCAACGTCAGTGACCTCTCCAAATTGGCCCGGGGATATGTGTGGACGATGGTCACAACAAAGGATGAGCTTGCCCAAATGGAGGAGGATGTCCTAATTGTCTCCACGAAGTATATCATCGGCCAACAGGAAGTACGGGCGATCTCTAAAAACAAGCCGAAGGAAGATGCCATGCCGATTGAGCCTACATTGGAGGATAGTTACTTCATGTTACTTCGAAGGGCCATCTAG
- a CDS encoding Gfo/Idh/MocA family oxidoreductase gives MKRLRVGVIGTGMAFERLHLPAYQRLHDEYEIVALCDREHHKALAWGNKLGLSEESIYDDYRSLARRDDVDVIDIMVPIELNYPVTHEVARIIAHSHRGVICEKPLGSDLGEIEAARDLPRKYGVPIMIAENYRYDEETDLIRDLVRQQRIGAVVYFIQNRVVNMPQDMLGNEFAAKEWRQHPEFPGGIITDTVVHDLAALRHIFGSIKQVQAFGVPIDAEFAPFSVVNANLLFHNGVTGQFSFFCSGKEMQRPLIGLRIFGTGGMIYLEEKDAGIINIAYNDGSAEQLSYQPEQGFYRELINFYKAMNHTEPIFVTPELEFGDTKTILAIIKSAAAGGEVLEVDEEPEYVASY, from the coding sequence ATGAAACGCTTACGGGTCGGGGTTATTGGTACTGGTATGGCCTTTGAACGCCTGCACTTACCAGCGTACCAACGACTTCACGATGAATACGAAATAGTCGCCCTATGTGATCGGGAGCATCACAAGGCTTTAGCATGGGGCAACAAGCTTGGTCTTTCTGAGGAGAGCATCTACGATGATTACCGTTCTTTGGCTCGTCGGGACGATGTAGACGTGATTGATATCATGGTCCCCATCGAGTTGAATTATCCCGTTACCCATGAGGTGGCCCGGATCATTGCCCACTCCCACCGGGGGGTAATCTGTGAGAAGCCCTTAGGAAGCGACCTGGGGGAAATCGAAGCGGCCCGGGATTTACCGCGGAAGTACGGGGTGCCGATTATGATCGCCGAAAACTATCGTTACGACGAGGAGACGGACCTCATACGAGATCTGGTACGACAGCAACGGATTGGTGCGGTGGTCTACTTCATCCAAAATCGTGTGGTTAACATGCCCCAGGATATGTTGGGCAATGAATTTGCTGCTAAGGAGTGGCGTCAGCATCCCGAGTTCCCGGGGGGCATTATCACCGATACAGTGGTTCATGATCTGGCCGCCTTGCGACACATCTTCGGTTCCATCAAACAAGTCCAAGCCTTCGGTGTACCGATTGATGCGGAGTTTGCACCCTTTAGTGTTGTCAATGCCAATCTACTATTTCACAATGGAGTGACCGGCCAGTTTTCCTTCTTCTGCTCGGGCAAGGAAATGCAGCGGCCTCTGATTGGCCTGCGGATCTTTGGCACCGGGGGCATGATTTACCTCGAGGAGAAAGATGCCGGCATCATCAACATTGCCTACAATGATGGTTCCGCAGAACAGCTCTCCTACCAACCGGAACAAGGATTTTACCGGGAGCTAATCAACTTCTACAAGGCGATGAACCACACAGAACCCATCTTTGTCACCCCTGAGCTGGAATTTGGTGATACTAAGACGATTCTAGCCATTATTAAATCAGCAGCCGCAGGGGGCGAAGTCTTAGAGGTAGATGAAGAACCGGAATATGTAGCCAGTTACTAA
- a CDS encoding nucleotidyltransferase family protein: MKAVILAAGKGTRLKGLTKDRPKALMEIGDETCLEHIIKGLKTAGIREFVVVIGYQGEMIKELLEDGSALGVGIEYVYQKTLDGTGSALHLTRELVDDAPFLMTYGDIVISPKDYQYMVRAWNSQDYDCLLAVNWVEDPCAGAAVYFDGKKQVTKIQEKPPKGTSTTKWNNAGLFIFSPRIFDYTGRLTPSVRGEYELSAAIADMLADQGKLFAYQLSGHWGDIGTVEELERIQGLLQQED; this comes from the coding sequence ATGAAGGCAGTTATTCTAGCCGCTGGTAAAGGGACACGCCTTAAAGGGTTGACTAAGGATCGCCCTAAAGCGTTGATGGAGATTGGTGATGAGACTTGTCTCGAACATATTATAAAGGGTCTTAAAACAGCAGGTATTCGCGAGTTTGTGGTTGTTATTGGTTATCAAGGGGAGATGATTAAGGAACTACTTGAGGATGGCAGTGCCCTTGGTGTTGGCATAGAATATGTATATCAGAAGACCTTAGATGGTACAGGCTCAGCTTTACACCTCACCAGAGAATTGGTAGATGATGCACCTTTCCTGATGACTTACGGTGACATCGTAATTTCGCCCAAGGATTACCAATACATGGTTCGAGCCTGGAACAGCCAGGACTATGATTGCCTTTTGGCAGTAAACTGGGTTGAAGACCCCTGCGCCGGGGCAGCGGTATATTTTGATGGGAAGAAGCAAGTTACAAAGATCCAAGAAAAGCCCCCGAAGGGTACCTCTACTACCAAATGGAACAATGCGGGTCTTTTCATTTTTTCACCCCGAATCTTCGACTATACAGGTCGACTCACTCCCTCGGTACGGGGAGAATATGAGTTATCTGCCGCCATTGCCGATATGCTTGCGGACCAGGGAAAGCTCTTTGCCTATCAGTTGAGCGGCCATTGGGGCGATATTGGTACGGTAGAGGAACTAGAGAGAATCCAAGGCTTGCTTCAGCAGGAGGACTAA
- a CDS encoding DUF188 domain-containing protein, whose product MIISTAKLIVDADACPKGALEILIRLSQEYGMTLITVSSFNHHIDSPCHITVGDGKDEADFAVVNRVEPGDIVLTQDWGLAALVLGRQGRAVSFKGREYTSDNIDFMLDERYKKAKVRRGGGRTKGPQARSKDDDISFEKRMRAMLCES is encoded by the coding sequence ATGATTATTAGCACAGCAAAGCTAATTGTTGATGCCGATGCCTGTCCGAAGGGTGCCCTAGAAATTCTGATTAGGCTAAGTCAAGAATACGGGATGACGCTCATTACCGTATCATCCTTTAACCATCACATAGATAGTCCCTGCCATATCACGGTGGGTGATGGCAAGGATGAAGCGGATTTTGCAGTAGTTAACCGGGTGGAACCGGGGGATATTGTGCTCACTCAGGACTGGGGGTTGGCTGCTTTGGTTTTAGGACGACAGGGTCGAGCTGTATCTTTTAAGGGCCGGGAGTACACCTCAGATAACATTGATTTCATGTTGGATGAGCGGTATAAGAAAGCAAAGGTGCGCCGGGGCGGGGGCAGAACCAAAGGACCCCAAGCTCGGAGTAAAGACGATGATATCTCCTTTGAGAAGCGAATGCGGGCAATGTTATGTGAAAGTTGA
- a CDS encoding IS1634 family transposase, with protein sequence MFLKTTKQKNGRINLSIVHGFRDPVTKKVKHKVLENLGYVDEYLDLYADPVAHFREVVRLRNQEMKEAEAAKEIPLGSVSTDELMDVNEDTMHHLGFLPLSSVYHELKLDQFLVNRQRSLEMDYSLNDVMQLLVYTRVLAPGSKWSSFLQKDKLARPFNCDWYDIYRALDYFASFREDLLLHLHEQVRINYNRQTHVVFYDAPNFYFEIDEEDDFRRRGACKHNTRNPLVQMGLLLDADAIPITFRLFEGNTHDSQTMMPLMQETRKSYGLGRIVTVADKGLNSGDNVAFLMARGDGFIFSQRIRGADQELQRYVFDPEGYIEVQGVVKQANAWAEKAGNQDAPVFRIKSRSYPQEFWVTHADGKKRKVPLDVKQVVCYNEQYARRQKHKRAEVLEKAQKIVDHPKHYNKKDATGALRYVRDIEYNPETGECVSTKRIPYLDLDRIAEDEKYDGYYVLITSEIGMPDHEVAKAYHGLWEIERSFRITKTNLESRPVYVSRETRIEAHFLTCFIALLSLRLLCKRLDEKYAPEQVVKSLKRYQACHVKDNVFKLTYYDPVMQDLGTALNLTLNRRFLTTGGLRQLVADSKKDS encoded by the coding sequence ATGTTCCTCAAGACGACAAAACAGAAAAACGGGCGCATTAACCTAAGCATTGTTCATGGTTTTAGAGATCCCGTGACTAAGAAAGTAAAACATAAGGTCTTAGAGAATCTCGGCTATGTGGATGAGTATCTAGACCTTTATGCGGACCCCGTGGCACATTTTAGAGAGGTTGTCCGTCTTCGAAATCAGGAGATGAAAGAAGCAGAAGCCGCAAAGGAAATTCCATTGGGATCGGTTTCTACAGATGAACTAATGGATGTGAATGAGGACACCATGCACCATCTCGGGTTTTTGCCTTTAAGCTCCGTTTACCATGAACTAAAGTTGGATCAGTTTCTTGTCAATCGGCAGCGAAGCCTGGAAATGGACTATTCGCTAAATGACGTTATGCAGCTTTTGGTGTACACACGTGTGCTTGCTCCAGGGTCTAAGTGGTCCAGTTTCCTGCAAAAGGACAAATTGGCAAGACCGTTCAATTGCGATTGGTACGATATTTACCGCGCCCTGGACTATTTCGCGTCCTTTCGCGAGGATCTCCTCCTTCACCTGCACGAGCAGGTACGAATCAATTACAACCGCCAAACCCACGTGGTTTTTTATGATGCTCCAAATTTCTATTTCGAGATTGACGAAGAAGATGATTTTCGCCGTAGAGGCGCCTGCAAGCACAACACACGCAACCCCTTGGTTCAGATGGGTTTGCTTCTTGATGCCGATGCCATCCCGATTACGTTTCGTCTTTTTGAGGGGAATACCCATGACAGCCAGACAATGATGCCGCTAATGCAGGAGACACGCAAGTCCTATGGGCTGGGAAGGATCGTTACTGTTGCTGACAAGGGTTTGAACAGTGGCGACAACGTGGCATTTCTCATGGCAAGGGGTGACGGCTTCATTTTCTCACAAAGAATACGAGGGGCTGATCAAGAGCTCCAAAGGTATGTCTTTGATCCGGAAGGCTACATAGAAGTGCAAGGTGTGGTGAAACAGGCCAATGCATGGGCTGAAAAAGCTGGCAACCAGGATGCACCTGTTTTTCGTATAAAGTCCAGGTCCTATCCACAGGAATTTTGGGTAACGCACGCCGATGGCAAAAAACGCAAAGTCCCTCTAGATGTGAAGCAAGTTGTTTGTTACAACGAACAATACGCCAGACGACAAAAACATAAACGAGCTGAGGTCCTCGAAAAAGCCCAAAAAATAGTAGACCACCCCAAACACTACAACAAGAAGGACGCAACCGGGGCCCTTCGCTACGTCAGGGATATTGAATACAATCCCGAGACAGGTGAGTGCGTAAGCACTAAACGCATCCCCTATTTGGATCTGGATAGAATCGCCGAGGACGAAAAATATGATGGCTACTATGTGCTTATTACAAGCGAAATAGGAATGCCTGATCACGAAGTTGCTAAAGCCTACCACGGACTTTGGGAGATAGAACGTAGCTTTCGAATTACAAAGACGAACCTCGAAAGCCGCCCGGTTTACGTTTCACGGGAAACGCGAATTGAAGCTCACTTTCTTACATGCTTCATAGCGTTACTTAGCCTGAGACTTTTGTGCAAGCGGCTGGATGAGAAATATGCTCCTGAACAGGTGGTTAAGTCTCTAAAAAGATACCAGGCCTGCCATGTGAAAGACAATGTTTTCAAGTTGACGTACTACGATCCCGTTATGCAGGACCTTGGCACGGCCCTAAACCTTACCCTTAACAGACGATTCCTGACAACCGGTGGACTACGACAACTTGTAGCAGACAGCAAGAAAGATTCCTAG
- the galK gene encoding galactokinase, which translates to MNSFCVRFPGERPYGITRVPGRVNLIGEHTDYNGLPVLPMAISRSIRTAFAPRDDEKVVLYNMNKSFPPREFAIEPEIPPYPTGDWGNYAKAAVWRIVDTTLEKNPRFQFKGLSVIVDGDIPKAAGLSSSSALVVSIGLAFALVNQMPISRKLMAESMAKAERYVGTAGGGMDQAICMLGERDCALKIEFYPELDTELVPMPKDYRVVILNSLVKAPKTERVRLSFNMRAKESGLAAQIISRHVNGGKAQNMGELLAKYGGKPDELLGCAQRILSRTWTPAATAEELGLSLEEFTQEHMRTGGRDELLDVPDSGFALLERFRHVLSEGIRVRQAFRYLRDGDAERFGVLMNQSHVSCAKDYAISCPELDKLVSLALKHGALGARLTGAGFGGCAVALVKKCKVEEFIAALSKEYYGEYLKHHRPGLLDNLENQEVILDTEPNTGADWVVFTADDAVAASGQ; encoded by the coding sequence TTGAATTCGTTTTGCGTGCGGTTTCCCGGGGAGCGTCCCTACGGCATAACTCGGGTACCCGGTCGGGTGAACCTAATCGGTGAGCATACGGATTACAACGGACTACCTGTACTGCCCATGGCCATTTCCAGGTCGATTCGTACAGCCTTTGCCCCCCGGGACGATGAAAAGGTTGTTTTGTACAATATGAACAAAAGTTTTCCACCGAGGGAATTTGCCATTGAACCTGAGATTCCCCCTTACCCAACGGGTGATTGGGGCAACTATGCGAAAGCTGCGGTTTGGCGAATTGTTGATACTACTTTAGAGAAGAACCCTCGGTTTCAGTTTAAAGGTCTGTCGGTAATAGTAGATGGGGATATCCCCAAGGCAGCCGGGTTGAGCTCATCATCAGCCTTAGTGGTATCTATTGGCTTGGCCTTTGCGCTGGTTAACCAAATGCCCATTTCACGCAAATTGATGGCTGAGAGTATGGCCAAGGCAGAAAGATATGTTGGTACCGCGGGTGGGGGCATGGATCAAGCCATCTGTATGTTAGGAGAACGGGATTGCGCCTTGAAGATCGAGTTTTATCCCGAACTAGATACGGAACTGGTGCCGATGCCAAAGGACTATCGTGTTGTGATCTTAAACAGTCTGGTTAAGGCTCCGAAGACAGAAAGAGTGAGACTGTCGTTTAACATGCGGGCTAAGGAAAGTGGATTAGCCGCACAGATTATTTCCCGCCACGTTAATGGAGGCAAGGCACAGAATATGGGTGAGCTACTGGCTAAGTATGGGGGTAAACCCGATGAGCTACTCGGTTGTGCGCAACGGATCCTATCTAGGACTTGGACACCGGCAGCAACGGCCGAGGAACTGGGGCTATCTTTGGAGGAGTTTACCCAGGAGCACATGCGGACCGGTGGACGCGATGAGCTGCTTGATGTACCCGATTCAGGATTTGCCCTTTTAGAGAGATTTCGTCACGTTCTAAGTGAGGGAATACGTGTAAGACAGGCCTTTAGATATCTTAGAGACGGGGATGCTGAACGCTTTGGTGTTCTAATGAATCAATCCCACGTGTCCTGTGCCAAGGATTATGCGATCAGCTGTCCTGAGTTGGACAAATTGGTATCGTTAGCCCTCAAACATGGGGCGCTTGGCGCCCGGCTTACTGGCGCGGGGTTTGGAGGATGCGCTGTTGCTTTGGTAAAGAAGTGTAAAGTCGAGGAATTCATTGCCGCTTTGTCCAAGGAATACTATGGAGAATACCTTAAGCACCATCGACCGGGACTTCTAGATAATCTGGAGAACCAGGAAGTAATTCTGGACACTGAGCCCAATACTGGGGCAGACTGGGTTGTGTTTACAGCCGATGATGCCGTTGCCGCAAGTGGGCAATAG
- a CDS encoding nucleoside hydrolase: protein MSQRMKVILDTDIGTDIDDALCLSYLLAEERCDLLGITTVTGDTQVRARIADAICQSAGVEIPIYAGRQEVILTGRGQPEVPQGEVLDILPHRRSFPTDYLGFMQRTIRENPGEVTLLAVGPMTNVGLLFAMDPELPKMLKQTVMMIGQFLAGGAEWNALVDPVAAALVYRYSKNLSIGLDVTTKCVISAQEARSKFTGPILETVLKLAEVWFRGRDKIVFHDPLAGAVIFEPDLCTYRVGHVSVECNSKGEEGRTYWKENAAGNPHRIAVSVEQKRFFEHYFDTIANYTRE, encoded by the coding sequence ATGAGTCAACGGATGAAAGTCATTCTTGATACCGACATTGGAACAGATATCGATGATGCCCTGTGCCTAAGTTATTTACTTGCCGAAGAACGTTGCGATTTGCTGGGCATTACCACCGTTACCGGAGATACCCAAGTACGGGCTAGGATTGCCGATGCCATTTGCCAAAGTGCAGGAGTAGAGATCCCAATCTATGCGGGAAGGCAGGAAGTAATCCTAACTGGCAGGGGTCAACCGGAAGTACCGCAAGGGGAAGTGCTAGATATCCTACCCCATCGAAGGAGTTTTCCTACGGATTATTTGGGTTTCATGCAAAGAACCATCCGGGAGAACCCAGGAGAGGTCACTCTCTTGGCTGTAGGGCCCATGACCAATGTGGGTCTGCTTTTTGCCATGGACCCGGAGTTGCCTAAAATGCTCAAACAGACGGTAATGATGATTGGACAATTCCTCGCTGGTGGTGCAGAGTGGAATGCCCTTGTGGATCCTGTGGCCGCCGCCTTGGTGTATCGTTATTCAAAAAACCTGTCTATTGGGTTGGATGTTACCACAAAATGTGTCATCTCTGCCCAGGAGGCAAGGAGCAAATTCACAGGTCCCATTTTGGAGACGGTCCTGAAACTGGCGGAAGTGTGGTTTAGAGGACGAGACAAGATTGTCTTCCACGATCCACTGGCGGGGGCTGTAATATTCGAACCAGATCTGTGTACATACCGGGTTGGTCATGTGTCTGTGGAATGTAACTCCAAGGGAGAGGAGGGTCGAACATACTGGAAAGAGAATGCAGCAGGCAATCCCCACAGAATTGCGGTTAGTGTTGAACAGAAGCGGTTCTTTGAGCATTATTTTGACACCATAGCTAACTACACTAGAGAATGA
- a CDS encoding uroporphyrinogen decarboxylase family protein, with product MLPRERVLAALAHERTDRIPFELEFTPAVHARFKQETGSYNPAEYFQLDIRNVDLAPTQQVRDYQQYYSENLSGLFVDEFGIAHRPGTYYHFSKMLHPLEKIVSAAEVLEYPFPDRDADYRMAPVSDLVAAYHARDLFVSAFVGHIFETAWYMRGMENLLVDFLVNPELAEVLLDRITSLNVAVATGYARAGVDMIRLGDDVGSQRAMLMSPDTWRYWLKPRLAQVIAAAKSIKPHIHIWYHSDGVIEPILDDLVEVGVDVLNPVQPECMNPEEIKQRYGTRLSLWGTVGTQSIMPFGRPEEVFAYVTERIRLLGAGGGLVLAPTHVLEPDVPWENIEAFVAAARQDMDQVIGD from the coding sequence GTGTTACCCAGGGAGAGAGTTCTAGCTGCATTGGCCCACGAAAGAACGGATCGAATTCCCTTTGAGCTTGAGTTTACACCGGCGGTGCATGCTAGGTTCAAGCAGGAAACCGGCTCATATAATCCGGCGGAGTACTTTCAGTTGGATATCCGCAATGTCGATCTTGCTCCGACACAGCAAGTGAGGGATTACCAGCAATATTACAGTGAAAACTTATCTGGTTTGTTTGTCGATGAGTTTGGCATCGCCCACAGACCGGGTACATATTACCATTTCAGTAAGATGCTGCATCCCTTAGAGAAGATTGTCTCTGCTGCCGAGGTCTTAGAGTACCCCTTTCCTGATCGAGATGCGGACTACCGTATGGCGCCTGTATCCGATTTAGTTGCAGCATATCATGCCCGGGACCTGTTTGTCAGCGCCTTTGTGGGACATATTTTTGAGACAGCTTGGTACATGCGGGGGATGGAGAATCTTCTGGTGGACTTTCTGGTAAATCCGGAACTGGCGGAGGTCCTGCTAGATAGGATTACCTCACTTAACGTGGCTGTTGCGACCGGTTATGCCCGGGCAGGGGTTGACATGATTCGCCTAGGTGATGACGTTGGTTCACAAAGAGCAATGCTGATGAGCCCGGATACTTGGCGGTACTGGTTGAAGCCTCGATTAGCACAGGTCATTGCGGCTGCCAAAAGCATCAAGCCGCATATCCATATCTGGTACCATAGTGACGGGGTAATCGAGCCGATCCTAGATGATTTGGTGGAGGTTGGCGTGGATGTTTTAAATCCGGTGCAGCCTGAGTGTATGAATCCAGAGGAGATTAAGCAACGCTATGGCACAAGGCTATCTCTTTGGGGCACAGTGGGCACCCAAAGCATCATGCCCTTTGGTAGGCCAGAAGAGGTATTCGCCTATGTAACAGAACGGATCCGCCTTTTGGGCGCTGGTGGTGGTCTAGTCCTGGCCCCAACCCATGTCCTCGAACCGGATGTCCCCTGGGAGAACATCGAGGCCTTTGTTGCTGCAGCACGACAGGATATGGATCAAGTGATCGGAGACTAG